The Naumovozyma castellii chromosome 4, complete genome genome contains a region encoding:
- the DBP9 gene encoding ATP-dependent DNA/RNA helicase (ancestral locus Anc_6.73): MSNNPKGSSASEVYIDDSATFESFQLDSRLLQAVKGFGFQHPTLIQSNAIPLALQQKRDIIAKAATGSGKTLAYLIPVIQTILDYKKTKATSMDLEENDTLGIILVPTRELAQQVSNVLEKMILYCSNEIRQLNVSADMSNSVLTSLLASKPEILVATPGKLINILETNISSISLDELKFLVIDEVDLVLTFGYQDDLNKISEYLPLKKNLQTFLMSATLNDDIQELKKKFCRSPAILKFNDDEINKDQTKLIQYYVKVSEFDKFLLCYVIFKLGLIKGKTLIFVNNIDRGYRLKLVLEQFGIKSCILNSELPANSRQHIVDQFNKNIYSLLIATDDTEYIKEEDELENESKVEDVSGEEKTEQNETLSTGNADDKVDINNDDKKKKQTFRKDKEYGVSRGVDFKNVACVLNFDLPTTSKSYIHRIGRTARAGQSGTAISFVVPLKEFGKHKPSMCSTAKRDEKILSRIIKQQSKLGLEMQPYSFDTKQVEGFRYRLEDGFRAVTQVAVREARVKELKQELLASEKLKRHFEENPKELQSLRHDKELHPARVQQHLKRVPEYLLPESARSSDGKKIKFVPFHNVKKGRKGNKKGKVTKRRNGKSDPLKNFK; this comes from the coding sequence ATGAGCAACAATCCAAAGGGTAGTTCCGCCTCTGAAGTTTACATTGATGATTCTGCCACGTTTGAGTCGTTCCAGTTGGATTCAAGACTGTTACAAGCCGTCAAAGGGTTTGGATTCCAACATCCAACATTAATTCAATCTAATGCAATTCCATTAGCTCTTCAACAAAAGAGAGATATCATTGCTAAGGCTGCAACTGGTTCCGGGAAAACTTTGGCCTATTTGATCCCTGTTATTCAAACTATTCTTGATTATAAGAAGACCAAGGCAACCTCAATGGATctagaagaaaatgatacCTTAGGTATTATTTTAGTTCCAACAAGAGAATTGGCACAACAAGTATCCAATGTTTTAGAGAAGATGATTCTTTATTGTTCTAATGAAATTAGACAATTAAATGTGTCAGCAGATATGTCTAATTCTGTCTTGACGTCTCTATTGGCTTCAAAACCGGAAATTTTGGTCGCTACCCCAGGAAAACTAATTAACATATTGGAAACAAATATATCATCTATTTCattggatgaattgaagTTTTTAGTCATTGATGAAGTTGATTTGGTTTTGACTTTTGGTTACCAAGatgatttaaataaaatatcagAATATTTGCCactaaagaaaaatttacaaacCTTCCTTATGAGTGCGAcattaaatgatgatattcaagaattaaaaaagaaattctGTCGTTCGCCAgccattttgaaattcaatgatgatgagatCAATAAAGATCAAAcgaaattaattcaatacTACGTCAAAGTTAGTGAATTCGATAAATTTCTGTTATGTTAtgttattttcaaattagGATTGATTAAGGGTAAGACATTAATTTTCGTTAACAACATTGATAGAGGTTATCGACTTAAACTAGTCCTTGAACAATTTGGTATTAAATCGTGCATATTGAATAGTGAATTACCTGCAAACTCAAGACAGCATATTGTGGATCAATTCAacaagaatatatatagttTGCTGATTGCTACGGATGATACTGAATATattaaggaagaagatgaactTGAGAATGAAAGCAAAGTGGAGGACGTATCAGGGGAAGAGAAAACGGAACAAAATGAAACCTTATCTACAGGAAATGCTGACGATAAAGTAgacattaataatgatgataaaaagaaaaagcaAACATTTAGAAAGGATAAAGAATACGGTGTGTCTCGTGGTGTTGATTTCAAGAATGTAGCTTGTGTCCTCAATTTTGACTTACCTACGACTTCAAAATCTTATATTCATAGAATTGGTAGAACAGCTCGTGCAGGCCAATCCGGTACAGCCATTTCGTTCGTTGTTCCATTGAAGGAATTCGGTAAACATAAACCATCGATGTGTTCTACAGCTAAGAGAGATGAAAAGATTCTTTCCAGGATCATTAAACAACAAAGTAAATTAGGTCTGGAAATGCAGCCTTACTCCTTTGATACTAAACAAGTTGAAGGTTTCCGTTATAGATTGGAAGATGGGTTCCGTGCTGTTACTCAAGTTGCAGTTAGAGAAGCAAGAGTTAAAGAACTAAAACAGGAATTACTGGCGAGtgagaaattgaagaggCACTTTGAGGAAAACCCAAAAGAGTTACAAAGTTTAAGACACGACAAGGAATTACATCCTGCCAGAGTACAACAACATTTGAAGAGGGTACCAGAATACTTATTACCAGAATCTGCTAGAAGTAGTgatggaaaaaaaataaagtttgTTCCATTCCACAATGTCAAGAAAGGTCGCAAGGGTAACAAAAAGGGTAAGGTAACAAAGCGTAGGAATGGTAAATCTGATccattaaagaatttcaaataa
- the YSH1 gene encoding cleavage polyadenylation factor subunit YSH1 (ancestral locus Anc_6.74) → MNEQGNTPFKFFSLGGSNEVGRSCHILQYKGKTIMLDAGVHPAYQGMASLPFYDEFDLSTIDVLLISHFHLDHAASLPYVMQKTNFKGRVFMTHPTKAIYRWLLRDFVRVTSIGVNSTIGNDDNIYTDEDLAESFDKIETVDYHSTVDVDGIKFTAFHAGHVLGAAMFQIEIAGLRVLFTGDYSREMDRHLNSAEVPSLPSDVLIVESTFGTATHEPRLNREKNLTQLIHSTVSRGGRVLLPVFALGRAQEIMLILDEYWSQHAEELGSGQVPIYYASNLAKKCMSVFQTYVNMMNDDIRRKFRDSQTNPFIFKNISYLRNLEEFQDFGPSVMLASPGMLQSGLSRDVLEKWCPDEKNLVLITGYSIEGTMAKFIMLEPDTIPSINNPEVTVPRRCNVEEISFAAHVDFQENLEFIEKISANNIILVHGESNPMGRLKSAILSNFTALKGTENEVHIFNPRNCVEVELEFKGIKVAKAIGNIVDEVGKEGLDNLLGNKNEEKESDDTTEPTIEDKPNSDIVVSGILVSDEKNFDLNLVSLSDLREHHSELSTTVLRERQTVYVNCRKELIYWHINQMFGDIDVLVDDDNITHSLKPKSEEKTDVKPQETTETGKLVLRIMGDIRLSLVDNTAVLEWTQGLVSDTVADSIIAILMSVDSAPASIKMSSRSCNHDHDHSNQIEELNQESDVWKIKQVSNLFKEQFGDSFTLLLEKSESTEESEDDIFGAVTIGKNNAHINFSKMKIEECNSNPLKGRVESLLRIGADLVAPLC, encoded by the coding sequence ATGAATGAGCAAGGTAACACACCATTTAAGTTTTTCTCCCTTGGGGGTAGTAACGAAGTGGGTAGATCATGTCACATTCTGCAATATAAAGGGAAAACCATAATGTTAGATGCTGGTGTCCATCCAGCGTACCAAGGTATGGCATCTTTACCCTTCTACGATGAATTTGACTTATCAACCATTGATGTCTTGTTAAtttctcattttcatttagaTCATGCTGCATCATTACCTTACGTTATGCAAAAGACAAACTTTAAAGGAAGAGTATTCATGACACATCCAACAAAGGCTATTTACAGATGGTTACTAAGAGATTTTGTTAGAGTGACGAGTATTGGTGTCAATTCAACCATAGGAAATGATGACAATATATATACCGATGAAGATTTGGCTGAATCATTcgataaaattgaaactgTGGATTACCATTCCACCGTCGATGTAGATGGTATTAAGTTTACTGCGTTCCATGCAGGCCATGTGCTCGGTGCAGCAATGTTTCAAATAGAAATTGCAGGTCTAAGAGTATTATTCACAGGGGATTATTCTCGTGAGATGGATCGACATTTAAATTCTGCTGAGGTGCCGTCATTACCTTCTGATGTATTGATTGTAGAGTCCACGTTTGGTACAGCTACTCACGAACCTCGTTTAAATAGAGAAAAAAATCTTACTCAGTTGATTCATTCTACTGTGTCGCGTGGTGGGAGAGTCCTTCTGCCTGTCTTTGCGTTAGGTAGAGCACAAGAAATAATGTTAATATTGGACGAATATTGGTCACAACATGCAGAAGAATTAGGTAGTGGTCAAGTCCCGATTTATTATGCTTCCAATTTGGCAAAAAAATGTATGAGTGTTTTTCAAACTTATGTCAATATGATGAATGATGACATCCGTAGGAAATTTAGGGACTCTCAAACTAACCcatttatatttaaaaatatttcatatTTAAGGAACTTAgaagaatttcaagattttgGACCGAGTGTGATGTTGGCGTCCCCTGGTATGTTACAAAGTGGTTTATCAAGAGATGTTCTCGAAAAATGGTGCCctgatgaaaaaaatcttGTGTTGATAACTGGTTATTCGATTGAAGGTACTATGGCTAAATTTATAATGTTGGAGCCAGATACTATTCCATCCATTAATAATCCAGAAGTGACAGTCCCAAGACGTTGTAATGTAGAAGAAATATCGTTTGCTGCTCACGTTGATTTCCAAGAGAACCTAgagtttattgaaaaaataagcgccaataatattattcttgTTCACGGAGAATCAAACCCAATGGGTCGTCTTAAATCTGCGATATTATCAAACTTTACGGCATTAAAAGGAACAGAAAATGAAGTTCATATATTCAACCCCAGAAATTGTGTGGAAGTAGAGTTAGAATTCAAAGGTATCAAAGTAGCGAAAGCAATAGGTAATATTGTGGATGAAGTGGGCAAAGAAGGATTGGATAATCTTCTGGGAAACAAAAATGAAGAGAAGGAGAGTGATGACACTACAGAGCCCACAATCGAGGATAAACCCAATTCTGATATCGTCGTTTCTGGAATATTAGTCTCtgatgaaaagaatttCGATTTAAATCTTGTTTCTCTATCAGATTTAAGAGAGCATCATTCAGAGCTTTCAACAACGGTCTTAAGAGAGAGACAAACAGTATATGTCAACTGTAGAAAGGAGCTTATTTATTGGCACATTAACCAAATGTTTGGTGATATAGACGTTTTagttgatgatgataatattacCCATTCCCTCAAACCAAAATCAGAAGAAAAGACAGATGTTAAGCCACAAGAAACGACAGAGACAGGCAAACTTGTTTTAAGAATTATGGGTGATATCAGATTATCTCTTGTCGATAATACGGCAGTCTTGGAATGGACACAGGGTCTTGTTAGTGACACGGTGGCAGACTCCATCATTGCTATTCTGATGAGTGTTGATTCCGCACCCGCAAGTATCAAGATGAGTAGTCGAAGTTGTAATCATGATCACGACCATAGtaatcaaattgaagaattaaatcAAGAAAGTGATGTctggaaaataaaacaagtttctaatcttttcaaagagCAATTTGGAGATTCATTCACACTCTTGCTCGAAAAGTCAGAAAGTACAGAAGAGTCagaagatgatattttcGGTGCTGTCACTATAGGTAAAAATAACGCTCATATAAATTTCtcaaagatgaaaattgaagaatgcAACTCAAATCCTTTGAAAGGCAGGGTCGAGAGTCTATTACGAATTGGTGCTGATTTGGTGGCGCCTTTATGCTAA